A single region of the Gephyromycinifex aptenodytis genome encodes:
- a CDS encoding inositol monophosphatase family protein, translating to MTQLSHDELVELERIAIESALEAAELVRQRPDDLGIEVKSSRTDVVTLVDAASEKLLVQRIRELRPQDGFYGEEEADTRAQSPLTWVLDPIDGTVNFLYDYPLYAVSVAVVEGDPRIPGQWRPIAGAVADVPAGSVYHARTGGGAYLRRDGNDERLSVTGSSDLGTSLVATGFGYDAQKRGRQARVLMHVLPQIRDIRRGGSAALDLCHVAQGRLDGYYEMGINPWDMAAGWLVLTEAGGLATGAHGAPPSSECVIAAGATLHPALAELVQDGLQHF from the coding sequence ATGACGCAGCTTTCGCACGATGAGTTGGTCGAACTGGAACGCATCGCGATCGAATCAGCCCTGGAAGCGGCTGAACTGGTGCGCCAGCGCCCGGACGATCTGGGCATCGAGGTGAAGTCCAGCCGCACCGACGTGGTCACGTTGGTCGATGCGGCCAGCGAGAAGCTGCTGGTGCAGCGCATCCGCGAGCTGCGCCCCCAGGACGGTTTCTACGGCGAAGAAGAAGCCGATACCCGCGCCCAGTCCCCGCTCACCTGGGTGTTGGACCCGATCGACGGGACCGTCAACTTCCTGTACGACTACCCCCTGTACGCAGTCTCAGTCGCCGTCGTCGAGGGCGACCCGCGCATCCCGGGGCAGTGGCGGCCGATCGCCGGTGCGGTGGCGGATGTGCCAGCAGGCAGCGTCTACCACGCCCGCACCGGCGGCGGTGCCTACCTACGTCGCGACGGGAATGACGAACGCCTCAGCGTCACCGGCTCCAGCGATCTTGGAACCAGCTTGGTCGCCACGGGTTTCGGTTACGACGCGCAAAAGCGCGGACGCCAGGCGCGGGTACTCATGCACGTTCTGCCGCAGATCCGCGACATACGCCGAGGAGGCTCGGCCGCGCTGGATCTGTGCCACGTCGCCCAGGGGCGGCTGGACGGGTACTACGAAATGGGCATCAACCCCTGGGACATGGCTGCAGGCTGGCTGGTGCTCACCGAGGCCGGGGGACTAGCTACCGGCGCGCACGGGGCGCCGCCCTCCAGCGAGTGCGTCATCGCTGCGGGAGCCACCC
- a CDS encoding ferrochelatase: protein MSDLHPYDALLLLSFGGPERPEEVMPFLQHVTGGKGVPQERLVEVAHHYDIRGGRSPINDENRALLAGLRAEFARRGVKIPLFWGNRHSAPFTTQALREAHQSGARRILTLVTSAYPSYSGCRQYREDLADSLAELAAEGIELQVDKLRPYADHPAFVAPTARLVRSAVTDLTQRVGSVHLAFVTHSIPVSMAQHSGPNGDDYLRLHRELAVSIVEELARTGTEVAWSLVFCSRSGPPHQPWLEPDIVDHLADLAEEGIEGVVCAPIGFVADHMEVVHDLDTEAAQTARELGLVFTRVPTVRDDSQFVAGLVDLCFERAAQARGEQVEPITVSPTGAALPAPCAPGCCPNPRVSRPAVCGSDDGASLNPPTQRKDEKS, encoded by the coding sequence GTGAGCGACCTGCACCCGTATGACGCCCTCCTTCTGCTCTCTTTCGGCGGCCCGGAGCGCCCCGAAGAGGTCATGCCGTTCCTGCAGCACGTCACCGGCGGCAAGGGGGTTCCCCAGGAGCGACTGGTAGAGGTCGCCCACCACTACGACATTCGCGGCGGGCGCAGCCCCATCAACGACGAGAACCGGGCGCTGCTCGCCGGATTGCGGGCAGAGTTCGCACGCCGGGGAGTGAAGATCCCGCTGTTCTGGGGTAACCGGCACAGCGCGCCGTTCACGACGCAAGCTCTGCGAGAAGCCCACCAGAGCGGTGCGCGCCGCATCCTGACCCTGGTGACCAGCGCCTACCCCTCCTATTCGGGATGTCGGCAATACCGCGAAGACCTCGCCGACTCCCTGGCTGAGCTGGCTGCCGAAGGTATCGAGCTCCAGGTCGACAAGCTGCGCCCCTATGCCGACCACCCGGCCTTCGTCGCGCCCACCGCGCGTCTGGTCCGAAGCGCCGTCACCGACCTGACTCAGCGTGTGGGCTCGGTGCACCTGGCCTTCGTGACCCACTCGATCCCGGTGAGTATGGCCCAGCACAGCGGGCCCAACGGGGACGACTACCTGCGCCTGCACCGCGAACTCGCAGTCTCGATCGTCGAGGAACTCGCCCGAACGGGCACCGAGGTGGCGTGGAGTCTGGTGTTCTGCTCCCGTTCGGGACCGCCGCACCAACCCTGGCTCGAACCCGACATCGTCGATCACCTGGCAGATCTCGCCGAGGAGGGGATCGAAGGGGTGGTGTGCGCACCGATCGGCTTCGTCGCCGATCACATGGAGGTGGTGCATGACTTGGACACCGAAGCCGCGCAGACCGCCCGCGAGCTGGGTCTGGTCTTCACCCGCGTGCCGACGGTGCGCGACGACTCACAGTTCGTCGCGGGGCTGGTCGATTTGTGTTTCGAACGGGCCGCGCAGGCACGAGGCGAGCAGGTGGAGCCCATCACCGTCTCACCGACCGGCGCCGCCCTCCCGGCGCCGTGTGCACCGGGCTGCTGTCCCAATCCCCGCGTGAGCCGCCCGGCGGTCTGCGGCAGCGACGACGGTGCGAGCCTGAACCCGCCAACCCAACGCAAGGACGAAAAGTCATGA